A stretch of the Planctomycetota bacterium genome encodes the following:
- a CDS encoding metalloregulator ArsR/SmtB family transcription factor has translation MASITQSGIGSRPRPAASPKQAARRRSGVDRHLDTDLFKALADPTRALLLRCLIKCGRPCSVSEVSECCSVDFSVVARHLTTLARAGAVDAEKQGRTVWYRARCVELSARLRTLADAIDEWCPDGCCDDGDACRGGRCGCEAS, from the coding sequence ATGGCGTCAATAACCCAATCTGGGATCGGCTCCCGGCCCAGGCCGGCCGCTTCGCCCAAGCAGGCGGCCCGGCGGCGGTCGGGCGTCGATCGCCACCTGGATACCGACCTGTTCAAGGCCCTGGCCGACCCCACGCGGGCGCTGCTGCTGCGGTGCCTGATCAAGTGCGGGCGGCCGTGCTCGGTGAGCGAAGTCTCCGAGTGCTGCTCTGTGGACTTCTCGGTGGTTGCGCGGCATCTCACCACGCTCGCGCGGGCCGGCGCGGTCGACGCCGAGAAGCAAGGCCGCACGGTCTGGTACCGCGCCCGGTGTGTCGAGCTGTCGGCCCGGCTGCGGACGCTGGCCGACGCCATCGACGAGTGGTGCCCCGACGGCTGCTGCGACGACGGTGATGCGTGCCGCGGCGGCCGCTGCGGATGCGAAGCGAGCTAG
- a CDS encoding protein-tyrosine-phosphatase yields MIQRPHCRGACWCRVALLCGVLAAAVLVPPSVLAQESARMHADAAQASLYPELRRFLADRRGEFDRIPAERKELLEELGAFVRRHHEADKPVDLIFVCTHNSRRSHMSQLWAQAAADMLGLRVTTYSGGTEDTAFNPRAVAAIERAGFRVEKTTEARNPIYHVRMADDRPAMTCFSKAYDAPPNPDGGFGAVMVCDDADEACPVVDGAAGRFAIPFVDPKVSDNTPAEAATYDERCAQIAREMLYAMTRARG; encoded by the coding sequence ATGATCCAACGACCCCATTGCCGCGGAGCGTGCTGGTGTCGCGTTGCGCTGCTGTGCGGCGTGCTCGCCGCCGCGGTGCTCGTCCCGCCCTCGGTCCTCGCCCAGGAGTCCGCACGCATGCACGCCGACGCTGCGCAGGCCAGCCTGTACCCCGAGCTGCGGCGCTTCCTCGCCGATCGCCGCGGCGAGTTCGACCGCATCCCCGCCGAACGCAAGGAGCTGCTCGAGGAACTCGGCGCCTTCGTGCGGCGGCACCACGAGGCCGACAAGCCGGTGGACCTCATCTTCGTCTGCACGCACAACAGCCGCCGGAGCCACATGAGCCAGCTGTGGGCGCAGGCGGCGGCCGACATGCTTGGCCTCCGCGTGACCACCTACTCGGGCGGCACCGAGGACACCGCCTTCAATCCGCGGGCCGTGGCGGCCATCGAGCGGGCGGGCTTCCGCGTCGAGAAGACCACCGAGGCTCGCAATCCGATCTACCACGTCCGCATGGCCGACGATCGGCCGGCGATGACGTGCTTCTCGAAGGCCTACGACGCACCGCCCAACCCCGATGGGGGCTTCGGCGCGGTGATGGTCTGCGACGACGCCGACGAGGCCTGCCCGGTCGTCGATGGCGCCGCCGGCCGCTTCGCGATCCCCTTTGTCGATCCCAAGGTGTCCGACAACACGCCCGCCGAGGCCGCCACCTACGACGAGCGGTGCGCGCAGATCGCTCGCGAGATGCTCTACGCCATGACCCGGGCCCGCGGCTAG
- the arsM gene encoding arsenite methyltransferase, which produces MQKNPRDTGDDMRDQVRRGYAAIATATEAEPCCAGGCCGGDAQAPEQIAAAVGYDADDVRGLPDGANMGLSCGNPHVIASLREGETVLDLGSGGGFDCFLAGPKVGAAGRVIGVDMTPEMLAKARRGLDAYRRSTGLGNVEFRLGEIEHLPVGDASVDAVISNCVLNLVPDKPRAWREIARVLAPGGRVAISDLALLRPLPADLQNDAEALVGCIAGAVEVDAIRRDAEAAGLVDVRIEARTDYVDAMSTWQDPLYARLAGGLPEGATLADFITSAAISARKP; this is translated from the coding sequence ATGCAGAAGAACCCACGCGACACCGGCGATGACATGCGCGATCAAGTCCGCCGGGGCTACGCCGCCATCGCGACCGCGACCGAGGCCGAACCGTGCTGCGCCGGCGGCTGCTGCGGCGGTGATGCGCAGGCGCCCGAACAGATCGCGGCTGCCGTGGGCTACGACGCCGACGACGTCCGCGGCCTGCCCGATGGGGCCAACATGGGGCTGTCCTGCGGCAACCCGCACGTCATCGCCTCTCTGCGAGAGGGCGAGACCGTCCTCGATCTCGGCAGCGGCGGCGGGTTCGACTGCTTCCTGGCCGGCCCCAAGGTCGGTGCCGCCGGCCGGGTCATCGGCGTCGACATGACGCCCGAGATGCTCGCGAAGGCCCGCCGCGGCCTGGACGCCTACCGCCGATCGACCGGGCTCGGCAACGTCGAGTTCCGGCTGGGCGAGATCGAGCACCTGCCGGTGGGCGACGCGTCGGTCGACGCGGTGATCTCCAACTGCGTGCTCAACCTCGTGCCCGACAAGCCGCGGGCGTGGCGGGAGATCGCCCGGGTGCTGGCGCCGGGCGGCCGCGTGGCGATCTCGGATCTCGCGCTGCTGCGCCCGCTGCCCGCCGACCTGCAGAATGACGCGGAGGCCCTCGTCGGCTGCATCGCCGGGGCGGTCGAGGTGGACGCCATCCGCCGCGATGCCGAGGCCGCCGGCCTGGTCGACGTGCGCATCGAGGCCCGGACGGACTACGTCGACGCGATGTCGACCTGGCAAGATCCGCTGTACGCCCGCCTAGCGGGCGGCCTGCCGGAGGGCGCCACGCTAGCCGACTTCATCACGAGCGCGGCCATCTCGGCCCGCAAGCCCTAG